A single window of Sparus aurata chromosome 12, fSpaAur1.1, whole genome shotgun sequence DNA harbors:
- the ror2 gene encoding tyrosine-protein kinase transmembrane receptor ROR2, translated as MKLSSADSVDTLLHTDAMDPALTLLWVLLLVPDVRCDADPGLPVDTDGVVEAQSGAAPTAEGYFLEFLEPVNNITHFQGQTATLHCKVSGNPRPSIRWLKNDVPVVQEQGRIIIRKTEAGSKLRIQDLDTTDTGYYQCVASNSLKVISATGVLYVKLGQMPTHGPDELLPEKGFCQPYRGIACARFIGNQSIYVESLQMQGESENRITAAFTMIGTSTHLSDQCSRFAIPSFCHHVFPLCDDGSRGPRRRQLCRDECEALENDLCHAEYTIARSNPMILMQLELPSCHLLPRPGTPDAASCMRIGVPPENLGPYSPSDQSCYNGSGFDYRGTVSITKSGHHCQPWSAQYPHSHHLSQEYPELWGSHNFCRNPGGQMQAPWCFTLDSRVRVDLCDIQPCNPPENPRKEILFILIPAVVIPLIIACLFFLVCMCRNKQKASINTPPRCQLSGSSSQEMELSLLNQQKYQAKLREINLSAVRFMEELGEDRFGKVYKGHLHGTIPGEQTQVVAIKTLKDKVDTTLCEEFRQEAMHRFHLQHPNIVCLLGVVTKEHPMSMIFTYSSFGDLHEYLVMRSPNSDVGSSDDDKTVKSTLEQADFLHVITQIAAGMEYLSSQQVVHKDLAARNILVFDKLSIKILDLSLFRDVYSADYYNLMGTSPFPVRWMSPEALMYGKFSTDTDIWSYGVLLWETFSYGLQPYCGYSNQDVMEMVRSHQLLPCPDDCPAWIYTLMLECWSEFPTRRPRFKDIHTRLRSWESLSNYNSSAQTSSTSNTTQTSSLSTSPVSNISMSTANASRYTSPKKSAQFHQPQFMPIKGQIHRPMVPQQLYIPVNGYHPMPAYPYLQNFYPMQIPMPMPHQQMHHPPQMAPKAGSHHSGSGSTTTGYITTAPSNTSITERAALLNEDSKANDEDLADRISQEDLDQNQNISVPETELLDDNGPLQTDEPVIHLSDT; from the exons ctgatccAGGTCTGCCAGTGGATACAGATGGTGTGGTTGAGGCTCAGAGTGGGGCTGCGCCCACAGCTGAAG GTTATTTTCTTGAGTTCCTGGAGCCAGTCAACAACATCACCCACTTCCAGGGTCAGACAGCCACACTGCACTGCAAAGTGTCAGGCAACCCACGACCTTCCATCCGCTGGTTGAAGAACGACGTCCCAGTTGTCCAGGAGCAGGGACGGATAATCATCCGCAAAACAGAGGCAGGATCCAAGCTCCGCATCCAGGACCTTGACACTACAGACACCGGCTATTATCAGTGTGTCGCATCCAACTCGCTCAAGGTCATCTCAGCCACAGGTGTCCTGTATGTCAAACTAG GACAGATGCCCACACATGGCCCAGATGAGCT GTTGCCTGAAAAAGGTTTCTGCCAACCATACCGCGGCATCGCCTGTGCCCGCTTCATTGGCAACCAGAGCATCTATGTTGAGTCTCTGCAGATGCAGGGAGAGAGTGAAAACCGCATCACTG CTGCCTTCACAATGATTGGCACCTCCACCCACCTATCAGATCAGTGCTCAAGGTTTGCCATCCCTTCTTTTTGCCATCATGTGTTCCCTCTGTGTGATGATGGGTCTCGGGGCCCACGGCGGCGTCAGCTCTGTCGAGATGAGTGCGAGGCCCTGGAGAATGATCTGTGCCATGCGGAGTACACCATTGCCCGATCCAATCCCATGATCCTTATGCAGCTGGAGCTCCCCAGCTGCCACCTGCTGCCACGGCCAGGCACACCTGATGCTGCTTCTTGTATGAGGATAGGTGTTCCACCAGAAAATCTGGGTCCAT ATTCCCCCTCAGACCAGAGCTGCTACAATGGAAGTGGATTTGACTACAGAGGCACAGTCAGCATCACTAAATCTGGTCATCACTGCCAGCCATGGAGTGCTCAGTACCCTCACAGTCACCATCTGTCCCAGGAATACCCGGAGCTCTGGGGAAGTCACAACTTCTGCCGTAACCCAGGAGGACAGATGCAGGCACCCTGGTGCTTTACCCTGGATTCTCGTGTTAGGGTGGACCTGTGTGATATCCAGCCCTGTA ATCCTCCAGAGAACCCCAGGAAGGAGATCCTGTTCATTCTAATACCTGCAGTAGTCATTCCATTGATCATCGCTTGCCTCTTCTTCCTGGTTTGCATGTGTCGCAATAAGCAAAAGGCATCGATTAACACACCCCCTCGCTGCCAGCTCAGCGGCTCATCTAGCCAAGAGATGGAGCTATCACTGCTCAATCAACAAAAATATCag GCCAAACTGCGGGAGATCAACTTGTCAGCAGTACGGTTTATGGAAGAACTGGGCGAGGATCGGTTTGGCAAGGTTTACAAAGGCCACCTGCATGGCACCATACCTGGTGAGCAGACCCAGGTGGTGGCCATCAAGACATTAAAAGACAAGGTTGATACAACTCTCTGTGAGGAATTTCGCCAAGAAGCCATGCACCGTTTTCACCTTCAGCACCcaaatattgtttgtttgctggGTGTGGTTACCAAAGAGCATCCAATGAGCATGATTTTTACTTACTCCAGCTTTGGTGACCTACATGAGTATCTGGTGATGCGCTCCCCCAACTCAGATGTTGGCAGCTCAGATGATGACAAGACAGTTAAATCCACACTGGAGCAGGCTGATTTCCTTCATGTAATCACACAGATTGCTGCTGGAATGGAGTATCTTTCCAGCCAGCAAGTTGTCCATAAAGACCTTGCTGCTCGTAACATTCTGGTCTTTGACAAACTCAGCATCAAGATCTTAGATCTGAGTTTGTTCAGAGATGTCTATTCTGCTGATTACTACAATCTAATGGGCACAAGTCCTTTCCCTGTTCGTTGGATGTCCCCAGAAGCTCTTATGTATGGTAAATTCTCCACTGACACCGACATCTGGTCTTATGGTGTCTTGCTGTGGGAGACTTTCAGTTACGGACTGCAACCATATTGTGGCTACTCCAACCAGGATGTGATGGAGATGGTGCGCAGCCACCAGCTACTACCTTGTCCCGATGATTGCCCAGCCTGGATTTACACCCTAATGCTGGAGTGTTGGAGTGAATTCCCAACAAGAAGGCCTCGCTTCAAGGATATCCACACACGTCTGCGCTCCTGGGAGAGCCTGTCCAACTATAACAGTTCTGCTCAGACTTCTAGCACCAGCAACACTACCCAGACCAGCTCTCTCAGCACCAGCCCTGTTAGCAACATAAGCATGAGCACAGCAAATGCATCACGCTACACCAGCCCTAAAAAGAGCGCACAGTTTCATCAGCCCCAGTTCATGCCCATTAAGGGTCAAATACATCGGCCAATGGTGCCCCAACAGCTTTACATCCCTGTCAATGGATATCACCCTATGCCTGCTTACCCATACCTGCAGAACTTTTACCCTATGCAAATACCCATGCCCATGCCTCACCAGCAGATGCACCACCCACCACAGATGGCTCCCAAAGCTGGTTCTCACCATAGTGGCAGTGGATCTACAACAACAGGATATATCACCACTGCCCCTTCCAACACTTCTATCACAGAGCGGGCAGCATTGCTAAATGAGGATTCCAAGGCCAATGATGAGGACCTGGCTGACAGGATATCACAGGAAGATCTAGACCAAAACCAGAACATATCAGTGCCTGAAACAGAATTGCTAGATGACAATGGCCCTCTACAGACTGATGAACCTGTGATCCACTTGTCAGACACATAA